In Dryobates pubescens isolate bDryPub1 chromosome 27, bDryPub1.pri, whole genome shotgun sequence, the DNA window CCCTCTAAATGTTGTCAGGATAATTCCACTCTTTGTTCACCTCAGGAGTTCCTCAAGTCCCCACACTGAAACCATCTGGCATTTGCATAGGAGCTGTCTCAGTTGCCCAGATAGTCTCACCTCATGCTCTGAAGAGGCCAGAAGTACTCCTTTGTCCCATCAGAATTACAACCAGcaacaaacatgaaaaaaaactcTACATTTTCACAAAGTCTTTAGTAAGTGTAACTCCCACTAGTAGTTACTTGCAGTAAGGATCAGGTCTGTGGAGCTGGCTTCTAACCACTGCCATGACAGAACTGGCTGAAAAGGTTGCATGTGACCACTGCTAAAGCTGATGCTTTAAAACCAAGGTGTGCTCTTGCTAATAGCTGCACTTGAGATTCAAGCACATTACTCTGGGATAGCAAACAACCCCTTTGAAGGAGAAGGCCAGGATCTGGCTGCTGTTAGAGCAGTGATGTCTGGTCCAACAAGTGCAGGCCACTGTCTGTGTAACCTGTCTGGTGACGTCTTGTCATGGGTTGGCTCATGCAGCAGTCCTGGTTACTGCACAAGTCCTGATTCTCTTGCAGCCACAGAACTGGTTTGCCAAGGGAAAGGAATGGGACCTGAATTTTCTCAATTCATTGTATTGCCTCAAAGCAGCCTCCAGACACTGATCATTGTGTCATAACTTGTCTTAATTTTTGCTTTGAACTCACAACAAACAAAGGGGCCAGTTCTGCACTGAGGAGGAATGAAGACAGCTGTAGTTTTACACCACCTTTCTGGACTGGACTCAGATTTCATAGTTTAAAGATTGCCTACCAGCTGCTACTCAAATCCATTCTTCTTCAGAGAGCTATCATGGCATTGCACAACCCTCCTCCCCACTCACTTTCTACAGCAGCTTTTGCAAACAGGAtgacagccctgtgctgagcatgCAAACCTGAGGACCCAGGGATGTCTGTGTTCCCTGTACAGGAAAAAACAAGTCTACTGTCGGTATGGTATGGTCTACTGAACCTTAAAGGTCTTGAAGTGATATGTGATCTCCCTTGCATTTCCTTGTGCTAGTGGAGAAGAGCACCCATTGAGTGAGCTTGGGGTGGGCTTGTCTGTAAATAGAGCACTTTAAGATGGTAAGCATTTAGTACAAAGAGCTTTCTCTTGGGGAATCCACAGGAACATGCAATTAGCTGGACTTAAAAATAGGCTGTttgtgggtttgctgcttgATCTTTCTTTAACAGGTCACCAGGAGCAAAGACAGATGTCTGAAGAAGCTTGTTTTGCTTGTTACTTACCGCACCAACGCACACCACTCTGCTACACAAACTGCAGTGAGAGCCGAGGATGAGGAACTTGCTCTTGTCAGGAGTGAAAGGATCCTTCATGACGTAGCTTTCTTCCAAAATCCTGCAAGGGAGGAATTTCAGCTCTTAAAGAACAGATGTCATAGCAGGGGAGAGCTGAAATGGGGAAACTGTGGAGGCTGAAAAGGCATCAGCTCATTCTACTTGATCTGCTTGGCCTGCACTTTGTATCCGTCTTCCAAGCTTAGGGCAGCTGGTGGTCCTCTGAAGGAAGGCCACCTTGCTCTGTTTTTCTCAGAGCTCTACCTTGGAGTATTTTTCTGCCTTCCACTTCTATGGCATGCCTTCAGTGCCTTGTCAAGTTAGCATTCCAATTGCACTGCTCTTAATTAGAGGCTCCCTTCCAAAGCTGTGTGCACGTGAGGGTAGGATCCAAAGGATTTGCTGCTCTTAGCTTTACAGCACTGACATAACTAAGATTTCCACCTCCTGGCAGTGTGAGCAACTGGCACAGAGCATTGCAATGACCTGAAATATGCTTGCTTTGTGTCATAGGCTTGCTCCAGAGCATTAAGGGAGTGTGGCAATCTGCTTGGGAAAGACTCTCAAGACCTTTCAAGAGACACAGAAGATAGCACAGAGCCTGCATGAGCTGTACTGCCAGAAGCTCTCAGCCCATGGGCAGCCCGGGCTCTGAGGGTGAAGCAGGAGCCTCTGCAACTTCCTACTGTTTTCCTCTACTCCTCATGCTGTGGCCTTTGAGTTGTTAGTGGCCCGTCTtgcagtggctctgctgggcttagCAAAGCCCAGCAGACCTTCAGCTGAGGATTATGGGTGGGAAGTGATCATGGAGGcacatccctggagagcctggagggTGTCCTGCATGGTGGCATGGGATGTGgagtgaagatgctgagggtgaACCTTCTGGGAGAGTCACTTCTGTAGAGGCAGAACAAAAAGTGCTGGAGATTGGAGAAAGGGACTCCTGAGCATTCCTGGGCATTGTCAGTGGCACTGGGGAAATGTCCATGGTGACAATCCCAGCTGGCTCATGGTTACTGCTGGAAGAGGTTGGAACCGGGCCCTGTTCCTTTGGTGTCCTTTGCTCTGTGATCCACCTAGCAACCCTCCTGACTACATTCCATGCTCCCTTACATAGCTTTCACCTTGCTGCGgcttctcttgctttcctctgtgccTAACTCTGCCTTTTTCATGCTGTCCTACCCAACGAGATtgctgttcaaaaaaggattggacgtggcacttggagccatggtttagctagtcatgaggtgttgggtgataggttggacttgatgatctctgaggtctcttccagccttattgattctatgattctattctatgactcgGGCCTTAAGTcttcctgggagctgcaggcaaaaTCTTACAGAAGTCAGCTGGGTGACTGTCTGCACAGAGCACCCTGCAAGGCTGGCTGATGCTTGGGCTTAAATCAAACTTTGATCCTGCAGTAATATGGAGTACAATATATATTTAACAGATAACTCTGTTAAcacaccaagtccaaccctccacccaacaccatcatgcccactaaaccatgtcccagagtgccatgtctgtacattttgaacacctccaccccttccctgggtaatctgttccagtgcttgaccactctttcagtaaacaCATTTTTCCTagcatttcctttttcctctccactcaatcaaaaaaaaaaacagtatgGCTTGAACATTCCCACACAcctggccacaccttgaggactgtgtccagttctgggcccctcagtttaggaaggatgttgaagaGGGAAAACCAGTAGCACTTTGGTGTCTGCAGcataggaaggacacagagctgctggggagagtccagaggagggccacagaggtGATCCAAgggatggaacacctctgctatgaggataggctgagggagctgggggtgttagagaagactctggagagaccttagagctgccttccagtacctgaaaggatcccccaggaaggctgcagagagacttttcctaaggctgtctagagacaggataagggggaatggtttgaagctgaagagagagcagggacagactggagctgaggaagttcttcagtaggagagtggtgagactggaacaggctgcccagggaggttatggctgcctcctgcctgggatgttgaaggccaggttggctgaggccttgagcagttgagtctagttgagaggtgtccctgcccatggtggggaggttggaggagatgatctctgaggtctcttccaacctgagctattctatgactctgtgattgggAATGATAAAAGTACAGCTGCCCAAAGCAAacagcccaggcaggtggtgatCAACAGCTGCTTCCATTTTATTAGATGCTAAGCAGTGTTATTGGGATGAACTGTTGAGTTCATGCCTGACTTCCAGTTCTGGTGAGTTTCTGACCATGTCTGCCTGGTGGGTTTGCTAACCAGGATGGACTCAGTGGAGCTACCCATATTTTTAAAGGTAACTGTTTGTTTGATGGGGAGTTTCATGTCTGCACAGTCCTAACTGCATCATTTCTGATCAAACTATCCCTACTTAGCAAGAGATGGAAAAGGCTTTGTCTTCTGAAATGTAAACATGTACTAAATTTCCACTCACTGTCATGCCCTACAACCTGCCAAAGAACTGTCCAATTCatgcaacaaaaaaaagcattgCTGTCCCTAGCTCCCTGGCTAACAGCTCTGAAAAACGTTTGACTTCATGCTGTGTTTACATGTTACCCAGCTGACACAGCTGTGAGGAAAGAGCTATTCCCAGAAATGCAGGGCAACCCTGTTCTGGTAAGAAAGTAAGGGTATGTGCAAATAGTAGGAGTTGGGATTATTGAAGCAGGATGGGAAGGctccttttgttttgtctttcctgTCAATGCTGAcaatttcccccctttcttccctttggaaaaagaaaggggtgTTCCTAGGCTCATGCAGTGCAGGTCATTCCACAGCACAAGGCTACCAATGCTCACAGCACAAATTGAATCTGTAGCATGCAAGACTTTACTCACACAAGGGACTGTGTGTTTGGTGGCTTCTGCCCATAGTATGTGTAGGGAGCTGTTAAGCCACACAGCTGGCAAGTGaactctcctgcaggctgaatTTCTTTGGGAGCATCCATCTGCACCTGCAAGAAACATACAAAAAAATCTTTTAGctccaaaatcacagaaacattcaggtgggagaagaccctcaggatcacccaatccaaccaagccctactctacaaggattaccacaagaaccccatccaaaccacctttaaacacatctaggcttggtgactcaaccacctccttggacagctCATTCTAATGTCTGATCActtttgctggggaaaaaaattcacctacagtccagtctaaagctacccAGTGGCAGTCTGAGGCCATTCACCTCTTTTTCTgccactaattacctgggagaagagaccagcagcagcctctccacaaggtcctttcaggtagttgtagagagcaatgaggtctcccctcagcctcctctttctcaaccaaccatccccagctccttcagttgctcttcatcagatttattctccaggcccttcacagcttccttgccctcctctgcaagggctccagcacctccacatctcttttttattgaggtgcccaaaagtGGGCACAAtactcccaggtgtggcctcaccagaacTGAAtacaggggacaatcccctccctgctcctgctggacacagcattgctaatcccagccaggctgcctttggcacttggccttgttgaagctcctcctgttAACATttgccatggatccaatctatccaaatccccctgtagagcctccctgccctggtgcagatcaacactgacACCTACCTCAGTGTCATCTGTGAGCTTTCTGCTGACACa includes these proteins:
- the CDPF1 gene encoding cysteine-rich DPF motif domain-containing protein 1 encodes the protein MDAPKEIQPAGEFTCQLCGLTAPYTYYGQKPPNTQSLVILEESYVMKDPFTPDKSKFLILGSHCSLCSRVVCVGAECSLFYSKRFCLPCVKKNLKAFPLEIQEDMEKKKSQQKSLPSGKMDART